The Streptococcus sanguinis genome contains the following window.
AACTATTGCCCGTGAAGCAGGTCTCTTTCCTTTGGCCCGCTTAATCCTACAGGATGCGGCTAATCTGCTGGAAGAAGCTGAGAAACTTACTAGTGAAGCCTTTCCGGCAGCAGAGGATGCTCTAGCTGGAGCAGTGGATATTCTGACTGAAGCAATTTCTGAAGATACCAAGCTGCGGGCTTGGACCTACCATGAGATGCAGACCAATTCTTCTATCGTATCCAGTCTCAAAGACGGGGATTTGGATGAAAAGCAGGTCTTCCAGATTTATTATGATTTTTCAGAAAAAGTAGCGACCATGCAAGGCTACCGCACCTTGGCTCTTAACCGTGGTGAGAAGCTAGGTATTCTCAAGGTGGGTTTTGAGCACAATCTTGAGAAAATTCTGCGCTTCTTTGAAGTACGCTTCAAGGTGAAAAATGCCTATATTATTGAAGCAGTTCAGCAAGCGGTTAAAAAGAAAATCATTCCAGCTATGGAGCGCCGTATTCGGACCGAGCTGACTGAGGCTGCTGAGGATGGTGCGATTCAGCTCTTCTCAGATAACCTCCGCCAGCTCCTCCTAATTGCTCCTCTCAAAGGTCGCGTAGTACTGGGCTTTGACCCAGCCTTTCGGACAGGAGCCAAGCTGGCTGTTGTTGATGCGACAGGCAAGATGCTGACGACTCATGTCATCTATCCCGTTCCACCAGCAAAGCCAGCTCAGATTGAAGCTGCTAAGAAGGAACTGTCAGAGCTGATTGAGCAGTTTGGCGTGGAAATCATCGCCATCGGAAACGGAACGGCCAGTCGAGAAAGCGAAGCCTTTGTAGCTGAAGTTTTGAAATCCCATCCAAATGTCAGCTATGTTATCGTCAATGAGAGCGGAGCATCTGTCTACTCTGCTAGTGAACTGGCTCGTCATGAGTTTCCAGATTTGACTGTTGAAAAGCGCTCAGCTATTTCCATTGCTCGCCGTCTGCAAGATCCTTTGGCAGAGCTGGTTAAGATTGATCCTAAGTCCATCGGAGTTGGTCAGTACCAGCATGATGTCAGCCAGAAAAAGCTGTCTGAAAGTCTGGACTTTGTCGTTGATACCGTGGTTAACCAAGTCGGGGTCAATATCAACACCGCCAGTCCTGCTCTGCTGGCCCATGTAGCTGGTCTTAATAAAACTATCTCAGAAAATATTGTCAAGTACCGGGAAACGGGAGGCTTGATTCGGTCTCGCGAGGCTATCAAGAAAGTGCCGCGTCTAGGCGCAAAGGCTTTTGAACAGGCGGCCGGCTTCCTGCGTATTCCTGAAAGTGATAACCTGCTAGACAATACAGGTGTTCACCCAGAGTCTTATAAGGCAGTGGAGGAGCTCTTTAAGCGTCTTGAAATTAGCAGTTTGGATGAAGCAGCCCAAGCCAAATTAAAAGCAGTGCAGACTGCTAGTTTGGCTGCAGAGTTAGGCTTGGGAGAAGAAACCCTCAAAGATATTATTGCTGATTTGCTCAAGCCTGGCAGAGATTTGCGAGATTCCTTTGACGCACCAGTTCTGCGGCAAGATGTCTTGGATATCAAGGATCTGCGCATCGGTCAAAAGCTGGAAGGGGTCGTCCGCAATGTCGTTGATTTCGGAGCCTTTGTGGATATCGGTATCCACGAAGACGGTCTTATTCATATCTCCAAGCTGAGCACAGACTATATCAAGCATCCTAGTCAGGTCCTATCTGTTGGCGATTTAGTCACAGTCTGGGTAGACAAACTGGATGTGGAGCGGGAGAAGGTTAACCTCTCTCTGATAGCACCAAATGAATCTAACTGATTACGTCAAGCGGGTTTCGCTTGAGGATTTTGGCTGGGAATTCCGCCACCAAGCTTATTGGAACAAGCGTCTCCGCACTACAGGGGGACGCTTCTTTCCTAAAGACGGACATCTGGATTTCAACCCAAAAATCTATGAAACTTTTGGGCTGGAGACCTTTCGAAAAATTGTCCGCCATGAGTTAGCTCACTATCACCTCTATTATCAGGGCAAAGATTACCGTCATGGGGATAGAGATTTTAAAGACCTGCTCAAGCGAGTTGATGGTCTGCGTTACGCCCCCTCATTGTCAGATTCGCAAACCTTTCTCATCTATGAATGCCTGAGCTGCGGAGCACTTATCCGTCGCAGACGCAGAGTCAATCTTCAAAAATACCGGTGCGGACGCTGTATGGGCAAGCTCCGTTTGTCGGAGAACGCTTGATAAACCAGCAAGAGGCTGGGACAAAAGTCCTAGCCTCTCAATTGTCTTTGGATTGTCGAGCAAGACGCAGTGGTTGAGTGGGCTCTACTACGCTGATTTCATCAGCTTTTACAGCCCTACTCAACTGTGCGGAGGTGGGACGACGAAATCGAATTCTAACGAATTACCGATTTCTGTCCCACTCTCTTTTTTAAAAGAATGAATTTTCTAAACTATAATCAGCCTTTGGCCCGATTGTTTTCGCATAAATTATGGTAGAATAAAGTAAATATGATTATTGAGGTCTCTATCATGAACGTGAAATTCTATAAGTTGAAAAAAAATCGGCTGATTTCCGGTGTCTTGTCCGGTCTGTCTGATAAATTTGATTTTGATCTGAGCCTAGTGCGCTTCCTCTTTATTATCTTTACTGTGGTCAATTTCGGCTTGGGAATTCTCATCTATATCCTGCTGGCTATGGTTATGCCCTATAAAGAAGATATAGAAGAGGAAATGTATGGAACTGGCCCACGCAAACGAAAAGAAGCGGAAGCTATCAAAGACGATAAAGACGGCTGGTTTTGGTAATTCTTAATAAGATAGAAAATTTCGGGATGCACTCCCGATTTTTTACTTGACGTAGGGAATGTTTTAGTAAGACATTTCTATGCCGTGATTAATTTTCTGCTTGCTTCTTTTAGATAAACTCTCAAAAAAAAGCAGGCTAGAAAACCAGATAAATCTATACTTAAAAACTCCACCAAAATATTAGTAATTCATCCAAGGAGGAAATATGACAGAAGTTTGGAATGCTTATGACTTAAATCGAAATCAACTCCCTCATCTCCTGGTTCGAGGAGAAAAAATTCCTGAAGGACAGTTTCATCTCTGTGTCAATGTCTTGGTTCGCCATCAGGATGGCGATATTCTCTTTATGCGACGGTCAGCAAATAAAAGTCTTTATCCTGGCTACTATGAGTTCGGAGCGGGAGGCAGTGTGCTGGCAGGAGAGGATAGTCAGACAGCCGCCCTGCGTGAGTTAAAGGAGGAAACTGGCCTGGTTCCTGATAGCATCAGGCTTTTGGAGCAGGTGTGCTCTGTCAAAGATCAGTGCCATTTCGACTATTATGAAGTGCTTGTGTCTGGCGATAAGAGTCAAGTCCGCTATCA
Protein-coding sequences here:
- a CDS encoding NUDIX domain-containing protein, whose product is MTEVWNAYDLNRNQLPHLLVRGEKIPEGQFHLCVNVLVRHQDGDILFMRRSANKSLYPGYYEFGAGGSVLAGEDSQTAALRELKEETGLVPDSIRLLEQVCSVKDQCHFDYYEVLVSGDKSQVRYQVGETDAHVWLPLKEVSAFVENHPCFKNQKKILSSLID
- a CDS encoding RNA-binding transcriptional accessory protein, which encodes MENINIEKIAQKLGLKESQVSQVLDLTAEGNTIPFIARYRKEMTGNLDEVEIKAIIDLDKSMTALAERKATVLAKIEEQGKLTDALRSEIEAAEKLADVEELYLPYKEKRRTKATIAREAGLFPLARLILQDAANLLEEAEKLTSEAFPAAEDALAGAVDILTEAISEDTKLRAWTYHEMQTNSSIVSSLKDGDLDEKQVFQIYYDFSEKVATMQGYRTLALNRGEKLGILKVGFEHNLEKILRFFEVRFKVKNAYIIEAVQQAVKKKIIPAMERRIRTELTEAAEDGAIQLFSDNLRQLLLIAPLKGRVVLGFDPAFRTGAKLAVVDATGKMLTTHVIYPVPPAKPAQIEAAKKELSELIEQFGVEIIAIGNGTASRESEAFVAEVLKSHPNVSYVIVNESGASVYSASELARHEFPDLTVEKRSAISIARRLQDPLAELVKIDPKSIGVGQYQHDVSQKKLSESLDFVVDTVVNQVGVNINTASPALLAHVAGLNKTISENIVKYRETGGLIRSREAIKKVPRLGAKAFEQAAGFLRIPESDNLLDNTGVHPESYKAVEELFKRLEISSLDEAAQAKLKAVQTASLAAELGLGEETLKDIIADLLKPGRDLRDSFDAPVLRQDVLDIKDLRIGQKLEGVVRNVVDFGAFVDIGIHEDGLIHISKLSTDYIKHPSQVLSVGDLVTVWVDKLDVEREKVNLSLIAPNESN
- a CDS encoding SprT family protein, whose translation is MNLTDYVKRVSLEDFGWEFRHQAYWNKRLRTTGGRFFPKDGHLDFNPKIYETFGLETFRKIVRHELAHYHLYYQGKDYRHGDRDFKDLLKRVDGLRYAPSLSDSQTFLIYECLSCGALIRRRRRVNLQKYRCGRCMGKLRLSENA
- a CDS encoding PspC domain-containing protein, with product MIIEVSIMNVKFYKLKKNRLISGVLSGLSDKFDFDLSLVRFLFIIFTVVNFGLGILIYILLAMVMPYKEDIEEEMYGTGPRKRKEAEAIKDDKDGWFW